One window of the Streptomyces sp. ITFR-21 genome contains the following:
- a CDS encoding 3'-5' exoribonuclease, with translation MDELLTDRHTPTGTAPTSTIRHVYIDTEFLRHNLTSRGLVSLALTDDDGTDYYAVNRGMDTTAVHADPWMRENVWPYLPLNPRGVLDLHGTEVRPYPTIRDEVSAYFADTTAATTYLYANHGAQDIVRLHGLWDHDWAVMPTMIPRWFYDTKGLAAAAGNPELPAMEHGAHHPLEDARHNRTVRLFLAARSAAGSTPEGG, from the coding sequence ATGGACGAACTGCTCACCGACCGGCACACTCCGACCGGCACCGCGCCGACCAGCACGATCAGGCACGTCTACATCGACACCGAGTTCCTTCGCCACAACCTCACCAGCCGCGGCCTGGTCTCGCTCGCGCTCACCGACGACGACGGCACCGACTACTACGCCGTCAACCGCGGCATGGACACCACCGCCGTCCACGCGGACCCCTGGATGAGGGAGAACGTCTGGCCCTACCTCCCGCTCAACCCCCGCGGCGTGCTGGACCTCCACGGCACCGAGGTACGGCCTTATCCGACGATCCGCGACGAGGTCAGCGCCTATTTCGCCGACACCACCGCGGCCACCACATACCTCTACGCCAACCACGGCGCGCAGGACATCGTGCGCCTGCACGGCCTGTGGGACCACGACTGGGCCGTCATGCCGACGATGATCCCGCGCTGGTTCTACGACACCAAGGGCCTGGCCGCGGCGGCCGGCAACCCGGAACTGCCCGCCATGGAACACGGCGCGCACCACCCGCTGGAAGACGCGCGGCACAACCGCACGGTCCGGCTCTTCCTGGCCGCCCGCAGCGCTGCCGGCAGCACCCCAGAGGGCGGCTGA
- a CDS encoding DUF6011 domain-containing protein — protein sequence MLCSECRRPLREIASRALGTGPVCRRGLRDIAHPGTGQLAFALDLPVPETTPED from the coding sequence GTGCTGTGCAGCGAGTGCCGCCGGCCGCTGCGCGAGATCGCCTCCCGCGCGCTGGGCACCGGCCCCGTCTGCCGCCGCGGACTGCGCGACATCGCCCACCCCGGCACCGGCCAGCTGGCTTTCGCCCTCGACCTGCCCGTACCCGAAACCACCCCGGAGGACTGA